From the genome of bacterium, one region includes:
- a CDS encoding NAD-dependent epimerase/dehydratase family protein, whose product MRILVTGGAGFVGSHVADGFIAAGHEVAVLDNLATGFRHNIPKDATFFEVDVRDAAAIEKIFTAFRPDVIDHHAAQMDVRKSLLDPVFDAECNIIGSINLIAAAQRHGVKKFIYISTGGAVYGEAPVLPANEQTPVHPECAYGISKHTVEHYLELYRLLYGQRYTVLRYPNVFGPRQNPHGEAGVIAIFAGLMLDGKTPTIYGDGEQLRDYVYVSDCVRANILALDAGDGEIINIGSGMGTSVNTLYKYLAEFADFPNEPIYAAERTGEIQAIYLDATRAGAILKWKQEVTLADGLRKTFDWNRAQRERSTATA is encoded by the coding sequence ATGCGTATTCTCGTTACGGGTGGAGCGGGGTTTGTCGGATCACATGTCGCGGACGGGTTTATCGCGGCGGGACATGAAGTTGCCGTGCTGGACAATTTGGCCACGGGATTCAGACATAACATCCCCAAAGACGCGACGTTTTTCGAAGTGGATGTGCGCGACGCGGCCGCAATTGAGAAGATCTTCACGGCGTTCCGCCCCGACGTGATTGATCATCACGCGGCGCAGATGGACGTACGCAAGTCCCTGCTGGATCCGGTGTTCGACGCCGAGTGCAATATCATTGGCTCGATTAACCTCATCGCCGCCGCCCAGCGGCACGGCGTCAAGAAGTTCATCTACATCTCGACCGGCGGCGCGGTCTACGGCGAGGCGCCGGTGCTGCCCGCTAACGAGCAGACGCCCGTTCATCCCGAGTGCGCGTATGGCATATCGAAACACACCGTAGAGCATTATCTTGAACTCTACCGGCTGCTCTACGGTCAGCGGTACACAGTCCTGCGCTATCCTAATGTGTTCGGACCGCGCCAGAATCCGCACGGCGAAGCCGGTGTCATAGCGATTTTCGCGGGGCTGATGCTGGATGGCAAAACGCCGACGATTTACGGTGACGGCGAGCAGTTGCGCGATTACGTTTATGTTTCGGACTGCGTGCGTGCCAATATTCTGGCCCTCGATGCTGGTGACGGAGAGATCATCAACATCGGTTCGGGAATGGGAACATCGGTGAACACACTGTATAAGTACCTTGCTGAGTTTGCCGATTTCCCGAATGAGCCGATTTACGCCGCGGAGCGCACGGGCGAAATTCAGGCAATCTACCTCGATGCTACACGAGCCGGCGCGATCCTTAAGTGGAAGCAGGAAGTGACGCTGGCCGACGGATTGCGCAAGACGTTTGATTGGAATCGCGCGCAGCGCGAGCGGAGCACGGCGACGGCGTGA
- a CDS encoding DegT/DnrJ/EryC1/StrS family aminotransferase → MSVGMLNLQKQFKQIGSEVLADIQNIFETQAFILGSRGKALEEAMAKLSGVKHGIGVSSGTDALLLSVMALKPKPGDEVITTPYTFFATASSIVRGGARAVFVDVDENTFNARADLLEAAITPRTRALMPVHLFGQMVNPAAWMAVAKKHNLLIIEDAAQAVGARYNDVVSGGFGDLNCFSFYPTKNLGGAGDGGMVLANDDALAHDVRINRVHGGKDRYFHDQIGICGRLDELQAAVLVIKFKHLNEWNERRRDLARQYNEQLAGTPVTTPVEVPGAYHTYHQYCLRAPRRDELMEHLKSKGIGSMIYYPVPLHLQKCFDFLGYKAGDFPVAERLAKEAVALPMSAELTNDEVAEVCDAIRGFYGA, encoded by the coding sequence ATGAGTGTCGGCATGTTGAATCTGCAAAAGCAGTTCAAACAAATCGGTTCGGAAGTTCTGGCCGATATACAGAATATTTTTGAAACACAGGCGTTTATTTTGGGCAGCCGCGGCAAGGCGCTGGAAGAAGCGATGGCCAAGTTGTCCGGTGTGAAGCACGGCATCGGCGTATCGTCCGGCACGGACGCGTTGCTGTTGTCGGTCATGGCGTTGAAACCCAAGCCCGGCGATGAAGTCATTACTACGCCGTACACGTTCTTCGCGACGGCAAGTTCAATTGTACGCGGCGGCGCGCGGGCGGTGTTCGTGGACGTTGATGAAAATACGTTTAACGCCCGCGCTGATTTGCTTGAAGCCGCAATAACGCCGCGGACGAGAGCGCTAATGCCTGTGCATCTGTTTGGTCAGATGGTGAACCCGGCGGCCTGGATGGCCGTGGCGAAGAAACACAACCTGTTGATCATCGAGGATGCCGCACAGGCCGTTGGGGCGCGCTACAACGATGTTGTTTCCGGCGGATTCGGTGATTTGAATTGCTTCTCGTTTTATCCGACCAAGAACCTCGGCGGTGCGGGAGACGGAGGCATGGTGCTGGCCAACGATGATGCGTTGGCGCACGATGTTCGCATTAACCGTGTGCATGGCGGCAAGGATCGTTATTTCCATGATCAAATCGGCATCTGCGGGCGCTTAGATGAATTGCAAGCGGCGGTGCTGGTGATCAAGTTCAAGCACCTCAACGAGTGGAATGAACGGCGCCGCGACTTGGCCCGGCAGTATAATGAGCAGTTGGCCGGTACGCCTGTGACCACGCCGGTCGAAGTGCCGGGCGCGTATCACACCTATCATCAGTATTGTCTGCGGGCGCCGCGCCGCGACGAGTTGATGGAGCACCTGAAAAGTAAGGGCATTGGCAGCATGATCTACTACCCTGTGCCACTGCATTTGCAGAAGTGTTTTGATTTCCTCGGCTATAAAGCAGGCGATTTCCCGGTGGCCGAGCGGCTGGCCAAGGAGGCCGTTGCACTGCCGATGTCCGCGGAATTGACGAATGATGAAGTGGCGGAAGTCTGTGATGCGATCCGCGGTTTCTACGGCGCATAG
- a CDS encoding sugar transferase: MPKSIERNLWLRIFHLMVDLLMTAASFVVAFALRTEIRKFYFFGSAQSVHSYYEVGFLVVLIWWLLLDLQRAHHDMVPSSVWHDFKLSARTAIFGTVCLFAAAYVLRIELPPRSTITLFAVTNAALLTINRVFFRSLREHMRSGGGMSKRFLVIGTTEKAQRFLTTIGEHPLWALSLVGFVDTDRKEAAAMPAELQYLGTPDDLASILHTHTIDEVVFAVPTRQIADCTDMLALCEQEGVRAVILSNWFSSLVAHVSTDIQYDQPVLIYTSLRHKEWQILVKRLFDIGFSAGLLLVLGPMLLLIAFLIKIHDRGPIFYRWKVVGFNKEKFTGYKFRTMVVDADRLKAQLEAQNEMKGAVFKIRNDPRITPIGRLLRKFSLDELPQLWSVLKGDMSIVGPRPPLETELPRFDSWHRRKLSVKPGLTCLWQISGRSNITDFDEWVKLDLAYIDNWTLWLDFKILMKTIPAVLLGRGAH, encoded by the coding sequence ATGCCGAAGAGTATCGAACGAAATTTGTGGCTGCGCATTTTCCACCTGATGGTGGATTTGCTCATGACTGCCGCGTCGTTTGTTGTGGCTTTTGCGTTGCGTACGGAGATCCGCAAATTTTATTTCTTCGGCAGTGCGCAGTCCGTGCACAGCTACTACGAGGTCGGCTTCCTTGTGGTGCTCATCTGGTGGCTGCTGCTGGATTTACAGCGCGCTCACCACGATATGGTGCCGAGCAGCGTGTGGCATGATTTCAAGCTCTCGGCACGGACGGCCATTTTCGGCACGGTCTGCCTCTTTGCCGCAGCCTACGTTCTGCGTATTGAATTGCCGCCGCGTTCAACGATTACGTTGTTCGCGGTGACCAACGCCGCGCTCCTGACGATCAATCGCGTCTTTTTCCGCAGCCTGCGTGAGCATATGCGCAGCGGCGGCGGAATGAGTAAACGGTTTCTCGTGATCGGCACGACGGAAAAAGCGCAGCGTTTCCTGACGACTATCGGCGAACATCCGTTGTGGGCTTTGTCGCTTGTCGGGTTTGTGGACACGGATCGCAAGGAAGCGGCGGCGATGCCCGCTGAACTGCAATATCTTGGAACACCCGATGACCTCGCGAGCATTCTGCATACGCACACGATTGACGAAGTTGTGTTCGCAGTCCCGACGCGGCAAATCGCCGACTGCACGGACATGCTGGCCTTATGCGAGCAGGAGGGCGTGCGGGCCGTGATCCTGTCGAACTGGTTTTCAAGTCTCGTGGCCCATGTGTCCACAGACATCCAGTACGATCAGCCAGTTCTGATCTACACGTCGCTGCGGCACAAGGAGTGGCAGATTCTTGTCAAGCGGCTGTTCGATATCGGCTTCTCCGCGGGACTGCTGCTGGTGCTCGGGCCCATGCTTCTTCTGATCGCCTTTCTGATCAAGATTCACGATCGCGGACCGATTTTTTACCGCTGGAAGGTTGTGGGCTTCAACAAAGAGAAGTTTACAGGCTACAAATTCCGGACGATGGTTGTTGATGCGGACCGCTTGAAAGCGCAGCTTGAAGCGCAAAATGAGATGAAGGGCGCCGTCTTCAAGATTCGTAACGATCCGCGCATCACACCGATTGGCCGCCTGCTGCGCAAATTCAGTTTGGATGAGTTGCCGCAACTATGGAGCGTGCTCAAGGGCGATATGTCCATCGTCGGTCCGCGTCCGCCGCTCGAAACGGAGTTGCCGCGTTTTGACAGTTGGCATCGTCGCAAACTGTCGGTGAAGCCAGGCCTCACGTGTCTGTGGCAGATCTCAGGCCGCAGCAATATTACCGATTTTGACGAGTGGGTGAAGCTCGATTTGGCCTACATTGACAACTGGACCTTGTGGCTGGATTTCAAAATCTTGATGAAGACCATTCCCGCCGTGCTGCTCGGGCGCGGCGCACATTAA
- a CDS encoding nucleotidyltransferase family protein gives MKALVLAAGIGSRLGDLTRDTPKCLLPVAGRPLLDYWCETLAQAAVTDVYINTHHHADQVREFIGTRPHGLQFVEGYEKTLLGSAGTLRMAHNFLCEEQSFFIIYADNYVELNLGRLKDFHDASGRPPLALVAYPTDQPQRCGILELAPDGRVTSFEEKPAQPRTNFANSGIHVATPELFRWVPELAPSDIGFHVLPRLVGTMYGYVTNEYIQDIGTPDAYAAVRARRERN, from the coding sequence GTGAAAGCTCTTGTGCTGGCTGCGGGCATTGGCAGCCGTTTGGGTGATCTGACGCGGGACACGCCGAAGTGCTTGTTACCTGTAGCGGGGCGACCGTTGTTGGACTATTGGTGCGAGACGCTGGCACAGGCGGCGGTCACGGACGTGTATATCAACACGCATCATCACGCCGATCAAGTACGCGAGTTCATCGGCACGCGTCCGCACGGCTTGCAGTTCGTGGAAGGCTATGAGAAGACGTTGCTGGGCAGCGCGGGAACTCTGCGCATGGCCCACAATTTTCTCTGCGAGGAGCAGAGTTTCTTCATTATCTATGCCGACAATTACGTCGAGTTGAATTTAGGCCGGCTGAAGGACTTTCATGACGCCAGCGGCCGACCGCCCTTGGCGCTGGTCGCTTATCCGACGGATCAGCCGCAGCGTTGCGGAATTCTCGAACTCGCCCCGGATGGCCGCGTGACTTCGTTTGAAGAAAAGCCCGCGCAGCCTCGGACAAACTTTGCCAATTCAGGTATTCACGTCGCGACGCCGGAGTTGTTTCGCTGGGTTCCCGAACTTGCGCCTTCGGATATCGGATTTCACGTGCTGCCGCGGCTGGTCGGCACAATGTATGGGTATGTAACGAACGAGTACATTCAAGACATCGGAACTCCTGATGCGTACGCGGCTGTCCGCGCGCGGCGGGAACGCAACTAA
- a CDS encoding SDR family NAD(P)-dependent oxidoreductase has translation MRVLVTGGAGFIGSHTTDELLRRGYDVTILDSLEKPVHLKGKPSYIPAKVRFIEGDVRDRAKMLEALEGVEAVYHFAAYQDYLPDFSKFFHVNSVGTALIYELIVEKKLPVKKVVVASSQAVAGEGRYAAADGTIYHPELRPLPQLDSGQWEFRDPRTNAVLSWQPTPETDAKPLNQYALSKYSQEMMTLAFGKRYDIPSVAMRFSIVQGPRQSFYNNYSGACRIFSLSYFFNRAPLIYEDGEQVRDFVNIHDVVQANLKVLEDDRANYEMFNVGGGRAYTVTEFCEIVAKVFGKDGLAPRIPGLYRFGDTRHIISDISKLKSLGWSPTRTAEDSVREYRGYLEEQTDIDDIMDFAEQKMQSLNVVRPAKGATA, from the coding sequence TTGCGCGTTCTTGTCACCGGCGGCGCCGGTTTTATCGGATCACATACGACGGATGAATTGCTGCGTCGCGGATACGATGTGACAATTCTTGACAGTCTCGAAAAGCCGGTGCACCTCAAGGGCAAACCGTCCTACATTCCCGCCAAAGTGCGTTTCATTGAAGGCGATGTTCGTGACCGCGCGAAAATGCTCGAAGCGCTGGAGGGCGTCGAGGCGGTCTATCACTTTGCCGCCTATCAAGACTACTTGCCGGATTTTTCGAAGTTCTTTCACGTGAACAGCGTCGGCACAGCGCTGATCTATGAATTGATTGTCGAGAAGAAGCTGCCGGTAAAGAAAGTCGTCGTGGCATCGTCACAAGCGGTGGCCGGCGAAGGACGCTACGCGGCCGCCGACGGGACTATCTACCATCCTGAACTGCGTCCGCTGCCGCAGCTTGATTCGGGACAGTGGGAGTTCCGCGATCCGCGCACGAATGCTGTGCTGAGTTGGCAGCCGACGCCGGAGACGGACGCCAAGCCGCTCAATCAATACGCGTTGTCGAAGTACTCGCAGGAGATGATGACGCTGGCTTTCGGCAAGCGTTACGACATCCCGTCCGTGGCTATGCGCTTCTCGATTGTGCAGGGTCCGCGCCAGAGCTTCTACAACAATTACTCGGGCGCGTGCCGTATTTTCTCACTGAGCTACTTTTTTAACCGCGCGCCGCTGATCTACGAAGACGGCGAACAGGTGCGCGACTTCGTGAATATTCACGACGTTGTGCAAGCGAACCTAAAGGTACTCGAAGATGATCGCGCCAACTATGAGATGTTTAACGTTGGCGGCGGCCGAGCCTATACGGTTACAGAGTTTTGCGAAATAGTGGCCAAGGTGTTCGGCAAAGACGGGCTGGCGCCGCGCATTCCGGGACTCTACCGCTTTGGCGACACACGCCACATCATATCTGACATATCAAAACTGAAGTCATTGGGTTGGTCGCCGACGCGCACCGCTGAAGATTCCGTGCGTGAATATCGCGGCTATCTTGAAGAGCAAACTGACATTGACGACATCATGGATTTCGCCGAGCAGAAAATGCAGAGCTTGAACGTGGTGCGTCCGGCCAAGGGAGCAACGGCATAA
- a CDS encoding SDR family oxidoreductase, translated as MSSRYLITGGAGFIGSNLVEELLRRGQNVRVFDNLATGRRSNLKEFEHDIEFIEGDLRDEAAIRAATQGCEFVLHQAALGSVPRSIDDPITTNEVNIRGTLNALMAARDAGVRRFVAASSSSVYGNTPVLPKVESMTMLPRSPYAVSKLATEKYCQAFHAVYGLETVALRYFNIFGPRQDPQSQYAAVVPLFITRAMAGVPPIVHGDGLQSRDFTYVENAISANLLACEAPAEQVAGEFFNVACGARYSLLDILKGVGKALGKEIALQHEPTRAGDVRDSLADINKIQSAMGYQVLVPMEEGLRRTVEYYLRVAA; from the coding sequence GTGAGTTCTCGCTATCTCATCACCGGCGGCGCCGGATTTATCGGTTCAAATCTCGTTGAAGAACTGCTGCGCCGCGGTCAGAACGTGCGTGTGTTTGATAACCTCGCGACTGGCAGGCGCTCGAATCTCAAAGAGTTTGAACACGATATCGAGTTCATTGAAGGCGATTTACGCGACGAGGCGGCGATCCGCGCCGCGACGCAAGGCTGTGAGTTTGTGCTCCATCAGGCCGCATTGGGCTCGGTACCGCGCTCAATTGACGATCCAATCACGACGAATGAAGTCAATATTCGCGGCACATTAAATGCTCTGATGGCGGCGCGCGACGCTGGCGTGCGGCGATTCGTCGCGGCGTCGAGTTCATCCGTCTACGGCAACACGCCTGTGCTGCCGAAAGTCGAAAGCATGACGATGCTGCCGCGTTCGCCGTATGCCGTAAGCAAGTTGGCGACGGAGAAATACTGTCAGGCGTTTCACGCGGTGTATGGGCTGGAAACGGTCGCACTGCGCTACTTCAATATCTTCGGGCCTCGGCAGGATCCGCAGTCACAGTACGCGGCCGTCGTTCCGCTGTTCATTACGCGCGCAATGGCGGGCGTGCCGCCCATCGTGCACGGTGACGGTTTGCAGTCGCGCGATTTCACATACGTGGAAAATGCCATCAGCGCAAATCTATTGGCTTGCGAAGCGCCCGCCGAGCAAGTGGCCGGCGAGTTCTTCAACGTCGCCTGCGGTGCGCGCTACTCGCTGCTCGATATATTGAAAGGCGTCGGGAAGGCGCTGGGAAAAGAGATCGCGCTTCAGCATGAGCCGACGCGGGCGGGAGACGTCCGCGACTCTCTGGCCGACATCAACAAGATACAATCCGCCATGGGCTATCAGGTGCTTGTCCCCATGGAAGAAGGTTTACGACGCACCGTCGAATATTATTTACGGGTGGCCGCATGA